The window TATTATTATAACTGATAATGATAACAATATAATTCTTTTTCTTTTATTAGAACTCTTATACTCGTTATACAATATATCCCCCCTATCTTAGACTTATATATTTAAAACTTAATTTCAAATTTACCTGGCTTCATCTCTATATCTAATCCTTCGACTTCAATTACTTCTCCAGTAATTTTATTGATTATATTTTCATTATCTATAATCAAATTTTTCTTCAAATCTCCCCAGGCTAGATCTTCTTTAACTTTTATATAATCTTCATATCCTTCTAAAACTTTTATACTTTCCAACACCTTTTCTTTGTCAATCTTAAAATCTGACTTATCCTTTTTAATTATTATCTTTCCAGCAGGTAGGGAATATGTCTTTTGGGTTTTAGTCTCTTTCATTTTTACAGTCTCAATATATTCTCTTAGCTTACTTTCAAAAAAGCTTTTCTCATTCTCCATTTTCTTTTTTTCTTGATCTAGTGCTACCTTTATTTGATTTATCTTATTTACCGCAACTCTTTCAAATCTCTCATATTCTTCACTTGATTCTTTTATTTTATCTAATGCCCAATCAGCTTTGTTATCATTGTCTATTTTCCAAGTTTCTTTTTCCTCTTCTTCTACATTTAAAAATAAATCTGATAATCTGAAATTCTCATCCATTTTAATTTCCTCCTTTTACATATAACTTTATTCTACTATAATATTAATTTGTTTTATATAAAAAATTCGTCTACTCGCTAACGCGGTGACTCATGTCGCCAACGATCCTTCCAGGCTCCGTTGCTTAAAAATACAAAAACAACCTCCACTAATAAAAGTGAAGGTCTACAATCAATCTTTATTCTTTTATAGAACTATAATTCTTGTCCTGAAAGTTTTATAATTTCTTCTAATAATAAACTAGCATTTTTTGCTGCAATCGGTAAAAATTCAGGATAAGATAGTTCAGCTTCTCCATCTGCATTGTCCGATATAGCACGAATTATAACATAAGGAATCTCATTTAAGTAAGCAACATGTGCAATAGCTGCTCCTTCCATCTCAACTGCAAAAGGATTAAAATTAGTACGAATTCTTTCTTCTAAATCTCCTCCTGCTATAAATTGATCTCCACTTGCTATTCTTCCTTTAAGAACATTTGATTTTTCTAAATTTATTTCTTTAGAAGCTTTCTCACATAAATTTATCAATCTATCATCCGCTTTGAAGTATGTAACACCTAGTCTTGATATTTCTCCTAAAGGTTCTCCAAGTGCAGTAACATCAAAGTCATGTTGTACAGCATCTGTTGATATTACTATATCTCCTTGCTTTAACTCTTTATTCATTCCACCTGCAACACCTGAATTTATCAAATAATCTATATCAAATAAATCAATCATTAATTGTGTACACAAAGCCGCATTTACTTTACCTACTCCAGATCTAGCTATAACAATATTTTGATTATCTAACTTACCTTTGTAAAAAGTTATACCTGCTTTTTCAATTTCTTTTTCAATATCCATCTTACCTTTTAATATTTCTACTTCTTCTTCCATAGCACCTATAATTCCAATAGTTTTTACATCTGTATTAGCAGTTTCACTAGCATTAGAACATCCACTAAGTATCATTAAAAATGTTGTAATAATTAAAAGTAATGCATATAATTTTCTGTTCATTAAATAGTCCTCCCAAAATGTTTTTTACGAATATTATTGAATATATATCTAAAATCGTTCGCAATTAATTTATATCATACTTTCCTTTTACTATCAAGTATTTTTTAATATAAACTGTTATCAATCTAATAATCTAAACACCTCATATTGTGTATAAAAATGTAATATAAAGAAGGTATTTACATTTATTTTAACGAATTCTATTAAAGTTAAATGTTAATATAACAAGATAATTTTGGAGGTAAAATTATGAGTGACCAACCTAAAATTAGTAATTCTTTTTTAACTTTTATGAAAGAAGCTCCTCAGCATTCAAAAGCTTGGATGGATGTTGTTAAAGGTTTAGATTCAGCTAGTGCTCTTGATTCAAAAACTGAAGAACTTGCATATATAGCAGTTTTAGCAGCAACTAGATTAGAGAGTGGATTATCTTTTCATGTTAAGCATGCCAAAAAATTAGGTGCTACACGTGAAGAAATCATCAGTTCCGTTCTAATAGGCTTACCAGCTGTAGGAAATATAGTTATTCAAGCGTTACCAATTGCATTAGATGCATTCGATGATTAATAGCCATAAAAAAATTCCTAACGTAAATTATACTTATACACCATTTAAATAGGAATATAATTTCCTACTCATTGTAAAAACCATGTAATTATTTTACATGGTTTTTTTTGACAACTATTGTTTACAAGTGTAAACTGAACTTAAAGTTTACAAGTGTAAACTTTTAAATTTAATGGAGGTGTTTTAAATGAAAAATATTCCTCAAATTTCAGAATCAGAATTAGAAATCATGAAACTTTTGTGGAAAAATTGCCCTTTATCTTCTAGTGAAATTATTTCTTTATTATCAGATAAAAAAATAAGCTGGTCTGATCAAACTGTAAAAACGTTTATAAACAGACTTCTAAAAAAGCGAGCTTTAAGATTTGAAAAATCAGGTAGAAATTATCTCTACTATCCCTTAGTCTCTTATGATGAATATATAAAAACAGAAAACAATTCTTTTATTCAAAGAGTTTATGATGGAGCTATAGAAATGCTTTTTTCAAAGTTTCTAGAAGAAAAAAAACTATCTGATAAAGAGATTGAAAATCTTCAAAGAATTCTAGAAGAGAAAAAAACAGTTCACAAATAAAAAATTGGTCTACTTGCTAACGCGATGACTTATATAGCCAACGATCCCTACGTGCTCCGTTACTTAAAAATAGTTGCAAGTATAGCTCTTTCACTAAGTTATACACAAAACAAAAATGATATAGCTTCTTTAAGCATAAAAAATTCACAAAAGGAGAATTATATATGAATTTACTTAATAAAGTTTTTTTATGGATTTTATATTCTTCATTGACATCTACTGTTATAATTCTACTTGTTCTTTCCATAAAAAAACTTCTTAAAAATAAAATTAGTTCTAAATTTTGTCATTCTTTATGGGTTTTAGTATTGATAAAACTTTTGTTCCCTTTTTCTCTTGAAAGCAACTTGAGTTTGTTTAATCTTTTACCTGAAAATGATATACATGTTGCAGCATATAATAATTTATATTATATGGAAGAAAATATAAATAACAATGCATCAAATCCTGACTTAAGTAATATAAAAAATCAAAATATACATAAAAACAACTTATTAAACCAAGAATTACAAGAAGAAAAAAACACAAATATTTTCAAAAGATTTTCTGTAGAAAAAACCTTAAAATTTTCTTCTTACATTTGGTTGTTTGGATTTTTATCACTATCTTTATTTATTATTCTAGCTGCCATAAATTTCACTAAAAAATTAAGAACTTTCAATGAAATAAACGATCCAGAAATAATACAAATATTGAATATTTTAAAGGAAAAATTAAAAATTCGAAAAGATATTTCAATATATTATAGTCAAAATGTAAAAAGTCCTTTTATATTCGGATTTTTCAATCCCAAAATATGTATTTCTAAAGATATTTTAAATGTTATTGACCATAATGAACTCTATTATATACTTTTACATGAATTGATTCACTACAAAAGAAAAGATCTATTCTATAATTTATTGGAAATGACAGCTGTAATGCTTCATTGGTTTAATCCAATGGTGTGGTTTGCAGTAAAGAAAATGAGATTCGATAGAGAACTAGCTTGTGACTATAGCGTCCTTGAAATCCTAGAACAAAAAGAATCAACCCAATACGGCATGACAATCATAAAGCTATCTAGCATCATTTCCAACAATATTTCAAAAAAAATGCTACCTGCATACTTTTACGAAAATAAAAATCAACTTGAGAGGAGAATTATGATGATAAAATCATTCAAGAAAGGTTCTTATAAAATATCTATTCTAACTATTATAGTATTTATGCTATTTGGCGTTGTTACCCTCACTAATGCTCAAATAAACACAACAAAAAATCAAATACCTAATTCAAACAAAGAATTTTACTTAGATATACCTTATAATAAACATTTTATTACCTTAGATAGAGCACTTGATTTTGTTGACTTTGATTTTAAAGTTCCTGATACTGTACTAAAAAATTATACTTTTGATTCAATTACTTTAAATAAAGATGAAGATGAGGCAAATATAAAATTCTTTGTTAGAGATGTTGTTGATACTTCTGGTTTTACTCTAACCGTTTCTAAAAAAGAACTTATGCGTGATGCAAAGGAAAATCCTTATGAATCCTATAAAGACGCTAATAACAAAAAAATCAATAAGGAGTCTATTGTAGAACCAATGACTATCTCTAATATTAATGGAACAAGTATAACTATTAAAAATACTTATGACTGGACAGAAAAAGATATAAAAGAATTAGAGAAAAAAAACACAGAGGACATTAAACATTTTCCTACTAAAGAATATATCCATAAGTATTTTATATGGCAAGATGATGGTCTATGGTATAGTTTAAATTATTATTTCAAAAGTACTGATTATTATGACGACTCTACCATACTTGAAGTTTCTATGGATGATATTAAAATTATTTTATCGTCTCTAAAGTATACTAAAGATTTAAAAAATACTAACTATGAATCTGAATCATGGAAAGATCATTTATCTATATACGAAGCTAAGGACTTAAAACACGCTGAAAAAATAATTGGATTTACACCAAAATTCCCATTACAATTGCCACGAAATTTCATTCCAACCTCTTCACGCACACGTTGTCTTATATATTCAGAAACTGAACCATGGGTTGAAATGATAACAACATTCCAAAACAAAAGTAATTCTAAATCAGAAATAGAATTTAGTCAAACAAAAGGTAAGTATAGATATGAATTTTTAAGTAAAAATGGATATGATAGAGATACAGAAATTAAAGCAAATAGTATAATAATAGGTGATACTGAGGTTTTTGAGCTTAAAGAAAATTCAAATATTAATTCAAAAAAATCACCAACAAAACAATATTATTTGTGGAAAAAGGACGATATTTTTTATGAAACTAAATTTATTGGAAAAACAGACAATGTTCAAGGGATATTGAAAACATTAATTGATGAACCACCTTATTTCGATTAATATAAAATTCGTCTACTCGCTAACGCGGTGACTCATAATTTTCTACACAATAGAAGAGCTATATTATTCTAGCATTCATACTCTAGAACAATATAGCTTTTTTTATATTTATTTATTTATTATCTGTTTTAAAAACCTTTTAGTTCTTTCATGTTTTGGATTATTAAATATTTCATCAGGACTACCTTCTTCTATTATATTTCCATTGTCCATAAATATAACTCTATTCGCAACTTCTTTTGCAAATCCCATTTCATGAGTAACTATAATCATAGTCATGTCTTTTTGAGCTAAATTTCTAATAACATTTAATACTTCTCCTACAAGTTCTGGATCAAGTGCTGATGTTGGTTCATCAAATAATATGACTTTAGGATTTAGTGCCATGGCTCTAGCAATACCAACCCTTTGTTGCTGACCTCCTGATAGTGTAGATGGATAATTACCCATTTTATCAGAAAGTCCAACTTGATTTAATATGTCCGCTCCTAAAGCATCTGCATCTTCTTTACTCATCCCCTTATTTACTATTAAAGACTCAGTAATATTTTCAAGAGCTGTCTTATTTTTAAATAAATTATAATTTTGAAAAACCATTGCAGTTGATTTTCTTAAATTATTTATATCTTTTTTAGATGGATTAGCTGCATCTATAGTTATATCATCAATATTTATTACTCCACTATCTGGTTTTTCTAAATAGTTTATACATCTTAAAAATGTTGATTTACCTGATCCTGATGGTCCTATAATAACTACAACCTCTCCTTTTTTAACACTTAAATCTATACCTTTTAAAACATGTGTATCTCCAAACTTTTTATGAATTTGTTTTATATCTATCATTTTTTCACTCCTAATATGCCTTAGACATATTTCTTTCTAGTCTATCTATAATATAAGTAAATAAAATAGTAATTATCCAATATATTATTCCTACAGCTAAATAATTTTCAAAGAATCTATAACTAGCTGCTGAACCCATCTTAGCTGCTGCAAGCATTTCAGAAACTCCTAATACGAAGGCTAATGAAGTTTCCTTCATAAGACTTATAAAAGTATTCCCTAGAGATGGGATTGCAATTCTTGCAGCTTGCGGAAGAACTATTTTTGTCATTCCTTGAAAATATGTCATTCCAACTGATAAAGCTGCTTCCATCTGCCCTTTATCTACAGAATTAATAGCTGCTCTAATAATTTCTGACATATAAGCTGAACTATTAATACTCAAAGTTAAAAAGGCTGCTGTATATGCATTTATTCCTCCTAATGAAGGTATAATTTGCGGAAGTCCATAATAAAATATAAATAATTGTACAAGTAATGGTGTTCCTCTAAAAAAAGAAACATATATCTTAGATAAAGGATACAATATTTTTATTTCATATGTTCTAATTAAAGCTATACTTGTTCCTACTACTAACCCTATAACTATCGATATTAATGCTAAGCTCAATGTAATAGGTAAAAATTTAATAAATTCTGGGAATCTACCTATAAAGTACTCTACTGAAAAATTAATATTCATTTAATCCACCATCTTCTATTCTTTAGTAATGTCTATTTCAAACCATTTTTTAGATATTTTTTCTAAAGTTCCATCATTTCTCATATCTTCAACTGCTTTGCTTACTTTTTCTACCAATTCTTTATTTTGCTCATTATTGACAAATGGAAATGCATTTTCTATTTTACTTATAGGTTCTCCACCTAATTGAATATCTAGTCCTGATTTTTGAACATTAGTCATAGCTGCTAACTTATCATTTAAAACCGCATCTATTCTTCCAAGTGCTACATCTTGAAGTGAACCTAAAAAATCTTCATAAGTAACGACTTCAATCTCGTTATTTATATCAAACTCTTTTATAATTTGTTCATAGTTTGATCCAAGACTTACACCTACTTTTTTGCCTTTTAAATCTTCTAACGATTTAACATCTTCATTTCCTTTTTGAACTATTAATTGTGCTCCACTATATACATATGGTGTTGGGAATATATATTTTTCTTTTCTTTGCTCTGTTATAGTTATTTGATTCGCTATTGTATCGATTTTTTTAATATCAATCATTCCAAATAATCCACTAAATTCAGATGTTACATATTCTACTTCATATCCTATTCTACTACCTATTTCATTCCATACATCTATCTCAAAACCATCTAACTCTCCTTTATCATTTTTAAATGTATAAGGGTGATATCCACCAGATGTTCCAATTTTTATTATATTTTTATCTGTTTCACTTACAGTTTTTGAAGAGCATCCTACAACCCCTACTAATAGAATAAATATTGTTAATGCTAATATGATTCCTTTTTTGTTAAATTTCATTTTGAATCCTCCTTTAAAATTATACTTCTATCAAATTGATAATTCCATTCTAACATTATCATTTTGATAAAGCAAGGTGTTTTTTTGTTTTTCCATCAAAAAAAGCTATTAAACTACATAAAATGCAGTTTAATAGCTTTAATTTAAATGTATAAATTTTCTACCATTTGTAGTTTTTATCATTTTGATATATTTTTTATTTAAAATTCCATTCTTATCTTATGTAAGTTACTACATCTTCATTTCTTTTTGGTGCACTTTGCTTTTTATCTAAAGCTTTATACCCTAAAGCTACTGTATAATGTGGTTCATAACCTTCAGGAATATTAAGCTTTTTAATTTTGTCTTCTTGTACAAAACAAAATTTGCTAAAACCTACCCAGCAAGATCCAACTCCTATACTTTCTGCAGCTAATAGCATATTCTGAGTAGCAGCTGATGCATTTACAAATTTACTATAGCAATCTTTTTTCTCAGACACCACTATTACAGTTGGTGCATTGTAATGTATATCGAACTTTTCATTGTTACCCAGTTTGGCTATCCATTTATCACTATGGTTTTTCATCATCATTTTAGATTCTTTATTTATTTCAGATATTATATCTTTGTTTTGGATTATAGTGAAGTGCCATGGCTGTTCATTATGTGCACTCGGAGCATACATTCCCGCCTCTATAATAACTTCTAATTCCTCATCTTTTATCTGCTCTTCCTTAAACTTTCTAATACTTCTTCTTTCTTTTATATTTTTAATAATATCATTCATAAATACCCCTCCAATATCTTCAAATAATTTTCTTTATTAGAGATTATATCATATATTCTAATTATGTAATTGTTACTTAAAATAGTTATAAGTGTAGTTCTTCCATCAATGTTATCCACAAGTTAAAAGTCATATAGTTCGCTTATATGTAAAAAAGCAGGATGAATACGATTAAATATCGTATCCATCCTGCTTAACTGACTTTTTTATATTATATCTAGCTATTAGTAACTGCTTCATCAGTTGCAGTTTCATCTGTAACCTCTTCATCTGTTGTAGTTTCATCTGTAACCTCTTCATCTGTTACAGTTTCATCCGTAACTGCTTCATCAGTTGCAGTTTTATCTGTAACCGCTTCATCTGTTGCAGTTTCATCTGTAACCTCTTCATCTGTTGTAGTTTCATCTGTATCTGTTTCATTGTCTACGTCTTGATCTTCTTCAATTTCAATTGTTTCAGTTTCTTCATCCCAATCTACTTTTAAACCTAAATTTTCAGCAATAAATCTTAATGGTACAATAGTTCTATTATTCATTGTTTCAGCAGGAACATCAAGTTTAGTTTCAACTCCATCTATGTACGCTACATCACTACCTAATTGAAGGACTATTTCTTTTCCATCCTTTGTTATAGTAACTTTTTTATCTTCTTGATTCCAACTTACATCTGCTCCGAATCCTTCTGATATAGCTCTTACAGGAATTAATGTTCTACCTTCTTTAATAACAGGTGGAGTATCAAATTTCATATTCATTTTTTTAGATATTATATTATCAACACGTAATGTTTTAATTCCAGGATATTTATTGTTGATTTCTTCTACTCTTTCTTGTATATTCTGAAGTTCCTCTTCTGAATAAGCTTTCCTTGCTTCTTTTTTAAGTTTTTGTATTTTTCTTTTTATTTCATTTCTTTTTTTATTATCAATTTGTTTAGTTTCTGGTTTTTCAGTATCTTCTGTGTCTATATTATCTATTGTAGATTCGTTGTTTTCTATTTGTTTATCTTCTAAAATATTATTTTCCTTTACTTTTGAATCCTTACTTTGCTTTTGATCTGAGCTCTTTAAATTATTTGAGCGACTGCTTTGAGTTTTTCTCTTGCTGTTTGATGAACCTGAACCCTTATTTCCTTTTGCAAAAGAAGCCATGGGTGCTACAAGTATTAATGTTAGTACTAAAACTGCGGATAATATTTTTTTGACTCTTTTCATATTAATAATCCCTCCTTGGATATTAAATTTATTTAATTTAATATTATTACATTTTTCGCAATTTTTAAATAGTCTAGCATTACTATATATTAATATTCAATCATTGATTTAAATTGTATTTTTGGTATTTTTGTCATAATATGCAAATATATGTTATAATCATTATTGCTTTTTAAAAATAAGGAGGTAGTAATAAATGGCACAGCAAGGAATAATCGGAGGACTAATTTGTATATTAATTGGTTTATTTACACTTATTTGTACTATTAAAAAACCTAATTTTTTCTGGGAAAATAGAAAAGCCCTACGTATGAGAAGATTAATCGGAGATAAGATAACTTCTATATTCTATATAATTATAGGTGCTTTCGCCCTTGGTGGTGGTACAATTGCACTTTTAGGTGGAATTGTTGGAGCATTCGCAGGGTAATTAACCCTGTTTTTTTTATAATTTTTTAGTATATAAAAATAGAATTCCTTAATATATTAAGAAATTCTACTTCTATTAGTTATATTGTTTTTTATGCTTCTTCGTCGTAAGAACCTGCTCTTTTATGTGAAAGCTTAGATCTTTTTGTAAGTCTTTTATTATTTGGATCAATTTTTTTACTATCTACAATTCCAATATCACTTCCATGTTCAGAATACATTTTTCTAAGCTCTGAATTTGATTTTCCACGTGTTTTCTTAAGATTTTTATTATTATTCATTTGAGTTTCCTCCTTCTTTTTGTTTCTTTATTAATTTAACCAATCAACAAAAAGATATATTAGAAATTATTGAAAACTGTTTATATTTCTGGAAATCCTTATAAATTTTTTCATTCTAATTGAAATAAAGAATATAAGTACCTATATCTTCATATTCTTCTGACTTAATCTTAATCTCCCATCGATTTGAAAACTTATTTAATCTTAACTCTGCAACACTACTTCTTGGTATAAATTCTATAGATTTTCCCTGTACTTCATTTCTATTTAGGTAATATTTGTGTGTATTTGGATCAAAATTATATAACGATATTCCACCGATTCTTATATCCGCTAATGATAACATTGTTTTTTTTCTAATTCCTTCATATTTTGTGTTAGCTAATGGATAAAGTGTTCTATCCCAAGAATGAGATTTAGATATAAATTCATCCGTAACATTAAAATATTCATAACTTACCTCATGCATTTTATCAGATATATTTACATATGAAGGATCATTCCAAGTTGTATCTAGATGATACCATTTTCCTTCTATATAAACTATATTCCAAGCATGATCTCCTCCAGTTATCAATTTATTTTGTATATCCACTTTATCTAACATTAACTTTGCTAAATGTGCATATCCTGAACAAACAGTCTTTCCTTCAAACAATGCTGTATATGCATTTGTTTTTTCCTTTGTTTTATCATACTCTATATTAGTTACAATCCAATCGTTTATAGCTTTTTCTTTTTCAAAATCACCCATAGAAGGATCTATTATTTCAGATATAATTGAATTTACTCGATCTTTTACCTCAGAATATTCTTCTTGACTTAAATTATATTTGAATGATATTTTCACCTTTGATTTATAAGCATAACTAGTTGTCTCAGTTTCATAATTACTTACCAATACTGTATATTCTCCATTTTCATCAATCACCTTTTTTATCGTGTCACTAATTCTTTGAAGTATATCAGAATTGTCCCCTTTATAAGTGAATTTCACCTCATTATCTAAATTATCTATAGCAAGTTTTATATTCTCTTCAACTTGGTCTAAGTCGGTACAAATTGGATTTGTATCAACAATTTCCATTGCTTCTAAATTTTCTTTGATTATATTGTCAACATCACTACACCCCATTAATAAAATCGACATTATACATATGATTACTTGTAATATTATCTTCATAATTCAATCTCCCCTGTACTTTAAATTATAATTTTTCAAATGAACTATTTTCTCTATAGAACTAGTTTATCAGAAAGCTAATCTTTCTAAAATGCCACCTTAATTAATTTTTGTTTTATTTTAAGAAAAAAATGATTGTCGTTTAATTAAGGTAGTATATATTTTTTTAAAATACAAAAAATATATACGATTTTAAAATTAAAAATCAGTAGTAATTAGTAAGTTAATAGAGTTATACATGTTTTGATAATTTTTACTAAATGGAGGCGTTATAATGAGAAATGGTGTTGTAAAATGGTTTAATCCAGAAAAAGGATACGGATTTATAACTTTAGATGAAGGAGAAGATGTATTTGTTCATATATCTGCCGTAAAAGAAAATGGACCTAGAAAAGATTTAGAAGAAGGACAAGATGTTTCACTGGATATAGTAAATGGAGATAAAGGACCTCAAGCTTCAAACGTTACTAAAATATAATGTTCTCTATTTATCATTGAATATTATCTATTATGTTTTTTCCAATTATCAATAACCTAGATTTCGTCTAATAGAAATCTGGGTTATTTTAATAGTTTTTATCTTCCGTTTGATAAATCTATAGTCCTGTTCCAATGTTATTTAATTATTTTACTTGCCTAAAACTGGCTCTACAAGTTAATACTCATCAATAAATAAGTTCTGGTATAGCAACCTCATAAGCTTTGTTCTTATCTACGATTATATAAATTTCATCAACACTCCATGAATCATTTGTTTTCTTTAGTATTTTCTTATTTTTTTCAGTAATAGAAGAATATTCATGTACCCACCCTCATTATTGTTGTGTGAGATATTGATAAACCTCTTTCACTCATCATTTCTACTAAATTTTTATAACTTAATGAATATTTTAGATACCATCACACGCAAGTATTGTTTATGATTCAAAGTGCTTCCACTTAAATAACTTCCTTACATAATCTGTTCTCCAATGTTACAATTTACGAAACAATTGTATAACTGTTTTAATTTTTGCACAAAAACTATGATTACAATAAACTTTCTAAAAATTCCTTAAAAGAACAGCTTATTGGTTTAATAGCATTTTCTTGAACTTCTTTTAAATCAATTCTCTTAAGCTTTTCTTGTGTATAATCAGATTCTATTGCCCCTAACTCATGTTCCCAAAATATTATACATGGATTATCTTGTGATTTTCTATAGTCAAAACAAATATAATTCCCTGCTGGGTCACATCCAAAAGGAAATATATTATGTGGTAATCTCTCTTTAATTCCATTATATACTTCCAATATATTATCTAGGCTATTTTTACAATAGGATAATAAACATCCAAATACTCTTTTTCTACCTTTAACTAAAAACTCTTCTGGCTCTGGGCTACCACCATGATTACAAATAGCACACTCCACATAAGCTTTCGGTAATTTAACTTCCCATACACTTTCTAATTCCATAATTTCCTTCATACTAATTTTTTCATCTGCATAACTCCATTTCACACAATTATTCATTATCTAATTCCTCCTCTCCAAATAACATTACCACCTAAATGATTCGCTTGATGAAGTTTAGCATTAACCAATTCTATTTTTCCTGTTCATTCTCTTTAGGTTGCTTTCATCTAT is drawn from Tepidibacter hydrothermalis and contains these coding sequences:
- a CDS encoding host-nuclease inhibitor Gam family protein → MDENFRLSDLFLNVEEEEKETWKIDNDNKADWALDKIKESSEEYERFERVAVNKINQIKVALDQEKKKMENEKSFFESKLREYIETVKMKETKTQKTYSLPAGKIIIKKDKSDFKIDKEKVLESIKVLEGYEDYIKVKEDLAWGDLKKNLIIDNENIINKITGEVIEVEGLDIEMKPGKFEIKF
- a CDS encoding 5'-methylthioadenosine/adenosylhomocysteine nucleosidase; this translates as MNRKLYALLLIITTFLMILSGCSNASETANTDVKTIGIIGAMEEEVEILKGKMDIEKEIEKAGITFYKGKLDNQNIVIARSGVGKVNAALCTQLMIDLFDIDYLINSGVAGGMNKELKQGDIVISTDAVQHDFDVTALGEPLGEISRLGVTYFKADDRLINLCEKASKEINLEKSNVLKGRIASGDQFIAGGDLEERIRTNFNPFAVEMEGAAIAHVAYLNEIPYVIIRAISDNADGEAELSYPEFLPIAAKNASLLLEEIIKLSGQEL
- a CDS encoding carboxymuconolactone decarboxylase family protein, coding for MSDQPKISNSFLTFMKEAPQHSKAWMDVVKGLDSASALDSKTEELAYIAVLAATRLESGLSFHVKHAKKLGATREEIISSVLIGLPAVGNIVIQALPIALDAFDD
- a CDS encoding BlaI/MecI/CopY family transcriptional regulator encodes the protein MKNIPQISESELEIMKLLWKNCPLSSSEIISLLSDKKISWSDQTVKTFINRLLKKRALRFEKSGRNYLYYPLVSYDEYIKTENNSFIQRVYDGAIEMLFSKFLEEKKLSDKEIENLQRILEEKKTVHK
- a CDS encoding M56 family metallopeptidase, whose translation is MNLLNKVFLWILYSSLTSTVIILLVLSIKKLLKNKISSKFCHSLWVLVLIKLLFPFSLESNLSLFNLLPENDIHVAAYNNLYYMEENINNNASNPDLSNIKNQNIHKNNLLNQELQEEKNTNIFKRFSVEKTLKFSSYIWLFGFLSLSLFIILAAINFTKKLRTFNEINDPEIIQILNILKEKLKIRKDISIYYSQNVKSPFIFGFFNPKICISKDILNVIDHNELYYILLHELIHYKRKDLFYNLLEMTAVMLHWFNPMVWFAVKKMRFDRELACDYSVLEILEQKESTQYGMTIIKLSSIISNNISKKMLPAYFYENKNQLERRIMMIKSFKKGSYKISILTIIVFMLFGVVTLTNAQINTTKNQIPNSNKEFYLDIPYNKHFITLDRALDFVDFDFKVPDTVLKNYTFDSITLNKDEDEANIKFFVRDVVDTSGFTLTVSKKELMRDAKENPYESYKDANNKKINKESIVEPMTISNINGTSITIKNTYDWTEKDIKELEKKNTEDIKHFPTKEYIHKYFIWQDDGLWYSLNYYFKSTDYYDDSTILEVSMDDIKIILSSLKYTKDLKNTNYESESWKDHLSIYEAKDLKHAEKIIGFTPKFPLQLPRNFIPTSSRTRCLIYSETEPWVEMITTFQNKSNSKSEIEFSQTKGKYRYEFLSKNGYDRDTEIKANSIIIGDTEVFELKENSNINSKKSPTKQYYLWKKDDIFYETKFIGKTDNVQGILKTLIDEPPYFD
- a CDS encoding amino acid ABC transporter ATP-binding protein, whose amino-acid sequence is MIDIKQIHKKFGDTHVLKGIDLSVKKGEVVVIIGPSGSGKSTFLRCINYLEKPDSGVINIDDITIDAANPSKKDINNLRKSTAMVFQNYNLFKNKTALENITESLIVNKGMSKEDADALGADILNQVGLSDKMGNYPSTLSGGQQQRVGIARAMALNPKVILFDEPTSALDPELVGEVLNVIRNLAQKDMTMIIVTHEMGFAKEVANRVIFMDNGNIIEEGSPDEIFNNPKHERTKRFLKQIINK
- a CDS encoding amino acid ABC transporter permease, which gives rise to MNINFSVEYFIGRFPEFIKFLPITLSLALISIVIGLVVGTSIALIRTYEIKILYPLSKIYVSFFRGTPLLVQLFIFYYGLPQIIPSLGGINAYTAAFLTLSINSSAYMSEIIRAAINSVDKGQMEAALSVGMTYFQGMTKIVLPQAARIAIPSLGNTFISLMKETSLAFVLGVSEMLAAAKMGSAASYRFFENYLAVGIIYWIITILFTYIIDRLERNMSKAY
- a CDS encoding amino acid ABC transporter substrate-binding protein — protein: MKFNKKGIILALTIFILLVGVVGCSSKTVSETDKNIIKIGTSGGYHPYTFKNDKGELDGFEIDVWNEIGSRIGYEVEYVTSEFSGLFGMIDIKKIDTIANQITITEQRKEKYIFPTPYVYSGAQLIVQKGNEDVKSLEDLKGKKVGVSLGSNYEQIIKEFDINNEIEVVTYEDFLGSLQDVALGRIDAVLNDKLAAMTNVQKSGLDIQLGGEPISKIENAFPFVNNEQNKELVEKVSKAVEDMRNDGTLEKISKKWFEIDITKE
- a CDS encoding nitroreductase family protein produces the protein MNDIIKNIKERRSIRKFKEEQIKDEELEVIIEAGMYAPSAHNEQPWHFTIIQNKDIISEINKESKMMMKNHSDKWIAKLGNNEKFDIHYNAPTVIVVSEKKDCYSKFVNASAATQNMLLAAESIGVGSCWVGFSKFCFVQEDKIKKLNIPEGYEPHYTVALGYKALDKKQSAPKRNEDVVTYIR